Proteins encoded within one genomic window of Flavobacterium sp. NG2:
- a CDS encoding N-acetylneuraminate synthase family protein: MNHYKKPYVIAEIGCNHKGDMEIAKELIKIAKIFCNVDAVKFQKRNNKELLTEAQYLAPHPNESNSYGATYGEHREFLEFDVQQHAELKAYCEEVGVVYSTSVWDLTSAKEIASLNPEFIKIPSACNNNYKMLDWLCENYQGEIHISTGMTTKNETEDLVDFFVSKGRNNDLVLYNCTSGYPVPFEDVCLLDINLLKQKYEAKVKYIGFSGHHLGIAVDMAAYTLGANIIERHYTLDRTWKGTDHAASLEPMGLRKLARDLNAVHAALTFKATDILPIEQVQREKLKNQKG, translated from the coding sequence ATGAATCACTATAAAAAGCCTTATGTTATTGCCGAAATTGGATGTAATCACAAAGGGGATATGGAAATAGCCAAAGAGCTTATTAAAATCGCTAAAATATTTTGTAATGTTGATGCAGTAAAATTTCAAAAACGCAACAATAAAGAGTTATTGACCGAGGCTCAATACCTTGCACCCCACCCTAATGAGAGTAATTCGTATGGTGCTACCTATGGCGAACATAGAGAGTTTCTGGAGTTTGATGTGCAACAGCATGCTGAATTGAAAGCCTATTGTGAGGAAGTTGGGGTTGTTTATTCAACTTCCGTTTGGGATTTAACATCAGCCAAAGAAATTGCATCGCTGAATCCTGAGTTTATTAAAATTCCTTCGGCTTGTAATAACAATTATAAAATGTTGGATTGGTTGTGTGAAAACTATCAAGGCGAAATTCATATTTCTACAGGAATGACGACCAAGAATGAAACCGAGGATTTAGTTGATTTCTTTGTGTCCAAAGGTCGAAATAATGATTTAGTACTTTACAACTGTACTTCAGGTTATCCAGTTCCTTTTGAAGATGTATGTTTGTTAGATATTAATCTATTAAAACAAAAGTACGAAGCCAAAGTAAAATATATTGGTTTTTCAGGACATCACTTAGGAATTGCAGTTGATATGGCAGCTTATACTTTAGGAGCAAACATCATCGAAAGGCATTATACTTTAGATAGAACCTGGAAAGGAACCGATCACGCTGCTTCATTAGAACCGATGGGATTGCGAAAATTAGCACGTGATTTGAATGCTGTTCATGCAGCTTTGACTTTCAAAGCAACAGATATTTTACCGATTGAACAAGTGCAAAGAGAGAAGCTGAAGAATCAGAAGG